A window of Flavobacterium branchiarum genomic DNA:
ACCGAATATTGAAATGACATGTTAACCCATGGTGTAGTTGCACTTGCACTTAAAGAGTTAATCTTTTCATTTTTAAAACTTTTAGACCAATTGTACTCTACAAAACTGCTTTGGTACAAGGAATAATTATTATTAGGTAGTTTATTTATGTTTTGATACTCAAACGAAAATTTAATTTTATCATTAAAATCATGTTTAAGCTTTGCGTCTAAATTTGATAGCGACTGATTAGTTAATGATCTTGAATATAAAAATCTTCCGTTCCACTTATTTTTTTGATATTCATATTGACCTCCAAAACTATTAATTTTTTGATTTAATGAACTTGGGATAATCCCTCCTTTATCCAAAATTATAACTCTCCCATAGTATGAATTACTCCTAAAATCATCTACAAAAAATTGAAATTTACCTAACAATATGTTCTCATATACTACGCCTACCTTATTATACATTTTGTTATAATGCGACTGGTCATTAATATTACTTGTTACGTACGAATCTCCAAATCGTAGCACATTTCTTGAACCAAGAACCGCTGACAATACTGTTGGCTGGTTGTATTCAAAAAATTTATTTTCATAATTAAATTGATGTGTTACATATAGATTATTACTCCCTTTGGTTTCATTTATCCTATAAGCATGATCAAAAAATAATCTTTTCCCTTTTAGGAATGATTTTGCATCAGTCAGATATACTTCAAGTCTTTGTCGGTTTTTAAAATCCGGATTTCCACTTTCAAAATCTTCGGGAGTAGTTATCCCTCCATTTTCTTCATTCAAGATATCTTGATATGTATAATGTCCGTTAATATAATATTGTCCTTTTTTAGTACTATAACTTGCTGTTAATTTAAAATTCCCTGTACTCGACAATTGATTTATATATTTTCCTTCAGATCGTAAGCCTTTGTATTCTGCCGAAATATTAAATCGCTCTGTTAAATTTAAGGTGATAAATGAATTTAGCAATTGTCCCTTATTGATTGTCGATTTAAAAAACAATTCTGTCAATGGAGTTGCTACAGAATAATATTGAACTTGATTGGCTTCAAGAAAGTTAAAATGCTTTGCTTTAAACCCCATTTCTGGATATGGAGTAAAATCGGTTAAGCTATATTGAAGTGTATTGTATGTTTGTCCGATATTAGAAAAAGGCAATAGTCCAAAATTATCCTTTCGTAAATAATTATGGCTGTATTCTTTTTGGATTGTAAGCGATGTATCTACATAAGTAGTATCACGCTCAAGTGTTATATATCTATATTGATCTATCCTAGCAACTTTCTTTTTCGCTTTTATGGTATCATTAAGCCCACGATGAACACCATTCATGTCTAGATTACTTTTATTATTTACTTTTGCCTGAGAAAACAATAGTGTGGGTAGTACTAGAATATAAATTAAAAAAGGAATTCTCATTTGAAAGGGTTATATATATTTAGATATTATTATCAACTATTTGAATGTGGCAAAGGTAAATGAAAAAAAATTGACTAGAACTAAAGAAATAAGATATTGGCAAATATTGCTTAAGTGTCTTACAAGTCAATATTCCCGTTAAAAAATCCCTTTGGATAATTATACCGTAAAAACTTCCCTTTCCAATTACTATTCTCTCCTAAATGCCATAGGAAATAACAGTGACTAGCTCTGAAATAACGGCACAGCATAAATCCCACAAGAAATCCTCGCTTTAAAGTTTAGCAAACTCTTATTCAAAAAAAAACTGCCCAAAATATTTTGGACAGTTCTACTGTTTTTTTTAATTAAAATTCATTTTTCTAGTTTTACTTTACTAGTGTTACTAGAATCAATAACCCATATTCTGAACTATATTCGGATTTGCATTCATTTCCTTTAGAGGAATAGGAAACGCATATCTAGAACTACCATAAGTAATCCCTTCTAAACCTAAATCATCATACGTTTGTTTAACGGCGTCTACAACTGGCATATTCATCTTTGTTCTTGCAATATCATCAAATCTAAATCCTTCAAAACATAATTCTTTTCTACGTTCTAAAAGAATATTCTCTACTGATATAGATTCATATGGAGTTGCACCACGATTTATTGCTAACAAATTTAAACTTGCCAAAGCAAGGGGATCTGCTTCATTAAGTCTAAAAGTAGATTCTGCATTTATTAGTAACATTTCCTCAAATCTAAACAAAACAACATTTACATCTGCTTTTATAAACTTACCTGTATTTCTCAAACGAAATTTTTCTTGAACAGAAATCATATTCCCTCTAACATCTGAAGAAGAAAATTGGTCTTTTAGATCTTCTAAAACGACGATGTCTCCATAGCCTGTATTATTATATATGTTGAATAAACTATTATTAGTTAGATTGTCATCAGAAGTAAATACCAATTCAAAAATAGAATTTGGCTGAAGATTTGCTTTAAAAGAATCTGCATATTCTGTAGCAGTTAGTAGCCTAGCTCCACTATTATCAATAACCTCTTGAGATGCTGTTTTAGCAATATCCCAATCTCCAAAATATAATGCAACCCGTGCTTTAATAGCATGAATTGTTATTGTTCTGATCGCCTTCTTATTTCCTTTATCATAAGCTTTATCCATCATTGACAAGGCTTTGTCCAAATCTGCATAAACAAAAGATTTTACTTCTTCAACAGTGCTTCTTTTAGGCTTCATTGCATTTGAATCTAAAAAATGTTTAACATAAGACACCCCTAAAGAACTTAAATCTCCACCTGCAACGTGTTGTTGCCCATAAATACGCACTAGATCATAATGTACTAAAGCACGTAAAGCCAAAGCTTGCCCTTTTACGTAATTAATTTCTGCCTCATTCCCAACGATATTAGGATCGACTACAATAGTAGCATCTAGAATAATATTACAATTAGCTATTACTGCATACATTCTTAAAAAAGCATCATTCGCATCACTATCTGCATTTGTCATATTCATCGCTGCTGAAGTTCTAAAGCGACCCGAGTTTCCATTTGCATAAGCATTATCCGAACGAACATCGCCAAAAACCATTACATTTCGACCATAATAACCAAATGTGGTCATTATGTCATAAGCTCCACCAAGCATTATTTTTAAATCTCCTACAGTTTTTATTTCTGTGCTAGGTTTATTTATACTAAGTTTAGGTTCTAAATCTCCATCAGTACATGAACTCAAAATGAGCCCCAAAAGAACTAAAGAGCTATATATTATTTTTCTCATTTTCTTATAATTTTAGGTTAATTGCAAATACTACCGATTTTACTGGAGGACTAACCAGACTAGTAAAGCCATCTGCTCTCACCTCTGGATCATATTTCATCTTACCATCTTTCACAAAAGTCAATAAATTTGTTCCTCTCACTGACATATCTAATCCAGCAAGGTTCATGAATTTTACAGTTTCTGGACTGAATCTATACCCTAAAACCATATCTTTCATTCTTATATAATCTCCATCATACAAAAATCTTGTTGATGTACTTGCAGCATTACGTCCTTCGCCAAGCTCCATCTTAGGAGTTGAAGTTACATCGCCAGGATTTTGCCATCTATCCATTAAATTTTCTGTACCGTTAAAACGAACAAAAGTAAAATCTCCAGTACTTTGAGTATAGCCCGCCCAATCTTCATAAACTTTATGACCTCCTGCTAAATAAAACGAAACATCAAGATAAACGCCTTTATAGTCTATATGGGTCCCAAATCCACCAGAATAAACCGGTGCAGATTTACCTTGCATCGCTACTTTCGCTTTATTATAAACAGATGTTGTTTCTCCAGCTATACCATTAACATACCACAAAGGCAATCCATTTGTAGGATCTACTCCAGCCCATTTACGCATATTCCAAGTCCCTATTGATTCTCCAACTTTTGTAATTTTAGTTGATGTAGTAATCTCTATATCTTTTCCTGTTGGATCTTTTGCTAATTTTTTAACCTCATTGGTATTGTGTGAATAGTTTCCTGAAATAGACCAATTAAAATCTTTTC
This region includes:
- a CDS encoding putative porin, with the protein product MRIPFLIYILVLPTLLFSQAKVNNKSNLDMNGVHRGLNDTIKAKKKVARIDQYRYITLERDTTYVDTSLTIQKEYSHNYLRKDNFGLLPFSNIGQTYNTLQYSLTDFTPYPEMGFKAKHFNFLEANQVQYYSVATPLTELFFKSTINKGQLLNSFITLNLTERFNISAEYKGLRSEGKYINQLSSTGNFKLTASYSTKKGQYYINGHYTYQDILNEENGGITTPEDFESGNPDFKNRQRLEVYLTDAKSFLKGKRLFFDHAYRINETKGSNNLYVTHQFNYENKFFEYNQPTVLSAVLGSRNVLRFGDSYVTSNINDQSHYNKMYNKVGVVYENILLGKFQFFVDDFRSNSYYGRVIILDKGGIIPSSLNQKINSFGGQYEYQKNKWNGRFLYSRSLTNQSLSNLDAKLKHDFNDKIKFSFEYQNINKLPNNNYSLYQSSFVEYNWSKSFKNEKINSLSASATTPWVNMSFQYSVLKDHLYFEDKATAIQAKQGTQIIKPVQYDGTINYLEVKASKEFKFGRFALDNTILYQKVDQADAILNVPEIVTRNTLYYTDHLFKKALFFQTGIVFNYFTSYYGNDYNPVIGEFFVQNKKEIGNYPNLDFFINAKIRQTRIFLKVEHFNSSFSGNNFYSAPNTPYRDFAIRFGLTWNFFQ
- a CDS encoding RagB/SusD family nutrient uptake outer membrane protein; protein product: MRKIIYSSLVLLGLILSSCTDGDLEPKLSINKPSTEIKTVGDLKIMLGGAYDIMTTFGYYGRNVMVFGDVRSDNAYANGNSGRFRTSAAMNMTNADSDANDAFLRMYAVIANCNIILDATIVVDPNIVGNEAEINYVKGQALALRALVHYDLVRIYGQQHVAGGDLSSLGVSYVKHFLDSNAMKPKRSTVEEVKSFVYADLDKALSMMDKAYDKGNKKAIRTITIHAIKARVALYFGDWDIAKTASQEVIDNSGARLLTATEYADSFKANLQPNSIFELVFTSDDNLTNNSLFNIYNNTGYGDIVVLEDLKDQFSSSDVRGNMISVQEKFRLRNTGKFIKADVNVVLFRFEEMLLINAESTFRLNEADPLALASLNLLAINRGATPYESISVENILLERRKELCFEGFRFDDIARTKMNMPVVDAVKQTYDDLGLEGITYGSSRYAFPIPLKEMNANPNIVQNMGY